The Nostoc sp. PCC 7524 nucleotide sequence TGCGCTAGCGCAGGCTACGCCAACAAAAATCAAATATGATTCCTATAGCAAGAGAGCAGGTAATTGGTGAAAGATGATTAACTATTACCAATTACCAACCTTAGCGCAATAACTAGCAGACTAAAACACAAGTGTATTTATTGAATACAGATGAGTTTTGCTATTGACTACATAAACCCTGTTTATATTGGCAACCGATTAATATCTTTATTCCGGCCAATTACTACCATTGCTGAACCACGTTCTAGACGTTTGTAGGGATCAGGATTAATTTGAAATTTGCCATCATGACTTACAGCTAACAAATTCAAACCATAACGGTTACGTAGTTGGAGTTCTGCAACAGTTTTGCCATGAAATTCATCGGGGACAATTACTTCCACAATACTATTATCTGGATCAAGGTCAAATCTATCTAATATTGATGGTTTGGTAAGTGTACGTGCTAAAGCACAACCTGCTTCATATTCCGGAAAAACAACATGATCTGCGCCTACACGCTTCAGCAGTTTATGGTGTACCTCACTAGAAGCTTTAGCAACTACATGAGGTACACCACCCTCTTTAACATTTAAAGTAGTAATGATACTTTCCTGAACGTAGTTACCAATAGCGATGATCACCGTATCAAATTCATAAATTCCCGCTTCTTTGAGTGCGGCTGGTTCAGTTGAGTCTAGTTGTAAAGCGTGACCAACTATCTCTTCAGTTAAGGCTGCTGCTACTCGTTTTTCATCAATATCTGTGGCCAACACTTGATAGCCGAATTTATGCAGTGTTGAACAAACAGAACGACCAAAACGACCTAACCCAATTACGGCAAACTGGTGGTTATCTCTACGTAAACTGCGAAAAAATCCTAACGATGCAAGATTCACATCTGTAATCCTTCTTATTATTCCCTGTATCGAGGACAAAAAGCTATTAGCTTCAAGCAATTATAAATTTTTATTGTTGGCTGGAATCATCTACATTTTACCAGTACCCAGTAATCAGTAGTCAGTAGTTGTTAGTCATTAGTTTTTCTCCCCTGCGCTGCTGCACCTTCTGCGTCCCCATCCTCAGCAACTATCCTACAAGTAAGTTTTCTTCTGGATAGTGGATTCTAGTGGGACGAGGATCGCCTAAAATAGCGGACATTAGGAGTAAAACACCTACTCTTCCTACGTACATGGTGATAATTAAAATGAATTTAGCTACGGTGGATACAGTACCTGTAATACCAGTTGAAAGTCCGACTGTAGCAAAAGCTGAAACTGTTTCAAACAAAATTTCAATAAAGTCTAGTTTGGGGTCTGTAACAGCGATTAAAATAGTTGCTAACATTACAGTAGCTACAGAACCAACTAAAACACCAACAGCTTTCAAAATTAAAGATATTGCTATTTTGCGCTCGTATAATAAAACCTCTTCTTTACCTTGAAGAATTGATTTAGTACAACTGGTAAGAACTCTTAATGTAGTGGTTTTCATGCCGCCTCCGGTTCCACCAGGACTTGCACCGATAAACATGAGAGTAATGGTGATAAATAAACCAGCCGTTGTCATTTTGCCTATATCTATGGTATTAAAACCAGCAGTTCTGGGAGTAACTGACTGAAACCAAGCAAGTAGTAATTGGTGGCTGAGACTTTGATTACCAAAGGTTTCGGGGTTTCTGATTTCTATACATAAAAATGCAACTGTCCCCAAAAATAAAAGTATCATTGTTGTGCTAGTGGCAACTTTAAAGTCTAAAGAAAAAACTAAAGTCGCCTTTTTTTTCAGCAAGCGATCGCGCAACCAAATATATGTTTCTAAAATTACTTGATAACCAATACCTCCGGCAATAATTAAAAAAGTGATTGTCAAAACTACTAACCAAGATGATTGATATCTGATTAAACTATCTGGAAACAAACTAAATCCAGCATTATTCCAAGCATTGATACTATGAAAAACCGCTAACCAAATGCCTTGATTCCATCCATAATCAGCAACAAAAGCTGGCATTAATAAGAATATTCCGGTAATCTCGAAAATCAGAGTAGTGGCAATAATAGAACGGATAACTTGGGTGCTACCACTCATTCCTGGTCGGTCTAAAGCTTGTTGAATAGCAACTTTTTGGCGTAAGTCAAACCTGCGTCCAATTAGCAAAATCAAAAAGGTAGTGGTTGTCATGTAGCCTAATCCGCCAATTTGAGCCAACATCAAAATAAATAACTGACCCCAAAAAGAAAAATAAGTACCAGTATCAACTACTGCTAAACCAGTAACACAAACTGCGGATGTAGATGTAAACAATGCCACAATCGGATCATTCCAATTACCACTGCTAGTGGAAAAGGGCATCATCAATAAGATAGTTCCTACGGTGATGACAGCTAGAAATCCTAAACAAATTGTGCGAGAAACAGTCATAAACCATTCAAACTTGTGTAACTTGGCACATGGATCTGCGGAGAGTCAGAGTCAGACTGAATAAATTTTTCCTGGAAGGTTTGATGAACTTTACCCTCCAGGAAATAAAAACTTTCTTATTCAATTAAAAACACACATGGTAGCCTACGAATATGTTTTTTTAAATTTTGCTTTGTCTTAACACTGCTTTGTTCATGAGTGCAACACTTTACCAGCGAATCCAGCAATTTTACGATGCTTCCTCTGGGCTGTGGGAGCAGATTTGGGGCGAACATATGCACCACGGCTATTACGGTGTGGATGGTAGGGAAAAAAAAGATCGTCGTCAAGCACAAATTGATTTAATCGAAGAACTGCTGAGTTGGGCAGGGGTAGAGACAGCAGAAAACATTTTAGATGTAGGCTGTGGTATTGGTGGTAGTTCTCTCTACTTAGCAGAAAAGTTTCATGCTCAGGCTACAGGGATTACTTTGAGTCCAGTACAAGCGGCTAGAGCTACGGAACGTGCCAAAGAATTACATTTGAGTGAAAGAAGTCAGTTTCTTGTGGCAAATGCTCAAGCTATGCCTTTTGATGATCATACTTTTGACTTGGTTTGGTCACTGGAAAGTGGTGAACATATGCCAGATAAAACCAAGTTTATGCAAGAGTGCTACCGAGTGTTAAAACCGGGCGGTACATTCATTATGGTGACTTGGTGTCATCGTCCTACTGATGAATTACCTCTATCAGCAGACGAACAAAAGCACTTAGAGGATATTTATCGAGTGTATTGTTTACCCTATGTGATTTCCTTGCCGGAGTATGAAGCGATCGCTCGTCAATTACCATTAAATAATATTCGCACTGCTGATTGGTCGCAAGCTGTTGCCCCATTTTGGAACATAGTTATAGATTCCGCCATTACTCCCCAAGCAATATTCGGGTTACTGCGGGCTGGTTGGGGTACGATTCAAGGGGCGTTATCACTGGGTTTGATGAGTCGCGGTTATGAGCGGGGGTTAATTAAGTTTGGTTTATTGTGCGGGAATAAGTAGGCTACAGGTGACAGGTGACAGGTGACAGGGTTGAGGTTGGGAGGAAGCAGGAAAGCACAGGGGAAAATCTAATGCCCCATGCCCAATCCCTACCTAGAGCATCGATTCAGTAATGAAAAACCTAACCCCCCAACCCCCTTCCCTAGTAGGGAAGGGCAGGGTGGTTTCATACAACGAGAGAATAATCTAGAAGCTTCTTTATTTCGTTATGCTTTCCCAAAATGTTGATAGAGAACAGACGAAGAAATAAGGGCTTTGAATTTTCTCTGGCAAGAATGAAACAACCCTGCTTTTGAAAAGGGATTTAGGGGGATCTAAAAGTATTTACTACATCACTAGATACTTAAAAAAACCCCTTAAGCATCAGCAGCAACTTTCGCGGGTTTACTTTTGATGGCTTTAAACCGTTCCCCTAACTGTTCCGCCACAGTTTTTAACCCCGGAGTTTTCTTAGCGGCTGTCTTGACGTAATCATAAACAGTTAAACTGTTGCCCATTGCTTCGCTACCAACAGCCATGAGAGTATCATCTACTTGTTCTGTGAGTTGACGTAGTCCAATCAACAGTTCGGTGAGGGTGGCGGCTAGTTGATAATCACGCACAAATTCATTGACATCAAAAGTTGACGGTAAAATGTCTGGGTTAGACTGGGCAGCTGTCAGACTATTGTTGACAAAGGCGAGACTTTTATCGCCCATCTTAAATAACTTGCGTCGTTCCTCCACACTCAGCGTCACGAGAAATGGCAACTTGGCTTGAATAGTCGCCATCGCTGCTTTAATCTCTTGGACATCTGCTGGGGAAAGGGAGGCGGTGATATTTTGATAAGGCATAGAATATTTACCCGGATGGATCTCATCTTAATGATTCCCTCGGAATTAAAGCGATCGCACAGTATAGGTTACAGGTTACAGGTTACAGGTTACAGGTGAAAAGTTCTCCCTTGCTCCTCTGCTCCCCTATTCCCCAAATTCTGTGACAATAGATAAATAGTTGCCAGCATATCTACCTATCCAAGCTAATCATGAGCCAGAGTTCTCAAAACAGTCCTTTGCAACGTAAATCTTTGCAATCACCTTTCCAATGGTTTTATGCTTTTTGGAAGTTTTCCCGCCCACACACAATTATTGGTACAAGTTTAAGTGTCTTTAGTTTATATTTAGTTGCTGTGGCGATTGGCTCTACAGGTTTTGCTGTGACTCAAATCATGTCCGTTTTAGGCGCATGGGTGGCTTGTTTATGTGGCAATGTTTATATTGTGGGGTTGAATCAGCTAGAAGATGTCGAGATTGATAAGGTTAATAAACCTCATCTGCCAATCGCATCAGGAGAATTTACCCGCAGACAAGGACAAGTAATTGTCATTATTACTGGGATTTTAGCTTTAGTCTTCGCATGGCTAAATGGCCCTTATTTGTCGGGAATGGTGGCTTTAAGTCTGGCAATTGGTACAGCTTATTCTTTACCTCCTATTCGCTTAAAGCGGTTTCCATTTTGGGCAGCATTGTGTATTTTTTCTGTGCGCGGAACAATTGTAAATTTGGGATTGTATCTGCACTTTAGTTGGATACTGAAAACCCAGCAGCTAATTCCTGTGGCAGTATGGGTTTTAACAATATTTATTTTGGTATTTACTTTTGCGATCGCTATCTTTAAAGAT carries:
- a CDS encoding methyltransferase domain-containing protein — translated: MSATLYQRIQQFYDASSGLWEQIWGEHMHHGYYGVDGREKKDRRQAQIDLIEELLSWAGVETAENILDVGCGIGGSSLYLAEKFHAQATGITLSPVQAARATERAKELHLSERSQFLVANAQAMPFDDHTFDLVWSLESGEHMPDKTKFMQECYRVLKPGGTFIMVTWCHRPTDELPLSADEQKHLEDIYRVYCLPYVISLPEYEAIARQLPLNNIRTADWSQAVAPFWNIVIDSAITPQAIFGLLRAGWGTIQGALSLGLMSRGYERGLIKFGLLCGNK
- a CDS encoding potassium channel family protein: MNLASLGFFRSLRRDNHQFAVIGLGRFGRSVCSTLHKFGYQVLATDIDEKRVAAALTEEIVGHALQLDSTEPAALKEAGIYEFDTVIIAIGNYVQESIITTLNVKEGGVPHVVAKASSEVHHKLLKRVGADHVVFPEYEAGCALARTLTKPSILDRFDLDPDNSIVEVIVPDEFHGKTVAELQLRNRYGLNLLAVSHDGKFQINPDPYKRLERGSAMVVIGRNKDINRLPI
- a CDS encoding homogentisate phytyltransferase: MSQSSQNSPLQRKSLQSPFQWFYAFWKFSRPHTIIGTSLSVFSLYLVAVAIGSTGFAVTQIMSVLGAWVACLCGNVYIVGLNQLEDVEIDKVNKPHLPIASGEFTRRQGQVIVIITGILALVFAWLNGPYLSGMVALSLAIGTAYSLPPIRLKRFPFWAALCIFSVRGTIVNLGLYLHFSWILKTQQLIPVAVWVLTIFILVFTFAIAIFKDIPDMEGDRLYNITTFTIQLGSQAVFNLALWILTICYLGMVIVGVLRVESINPEFLVISHLVVLCWMWVRSLAVDLQDKQAIAQFYQFIWKLFFLEYLMFPVACLLA
- a CDS encoding TrkH family potassium uptake protein: MTVSRTICLGFLAVITVGTILLMMPFSTSSGNWNDPIVALFTSTSAVCVTGLAVVDTGTYFSFWGQLFILMLAQIGGLGYMTTTTFLILLIGRRFDLRQKVAIQQALDRPGMSGSTQVIRSIIATTLIFEITGIFLLMPAFVADYGWNQGIWLAVFHSINAWNNAGFSLFPDSLIRYQSSWLVVLTITFLIIAGGIGYQVILETYIWLRDRLLKKKATLVFSLDFKVATSTTMILLFLGTVAFLCIEIRNPETFGNQSLSHQLLLAWFQSVTPRTAGFNTIDIGKMTTAGLFITITLMFIGASPGGTGGGMKTTTLRVLTSCTKSILQGKEEVLLYERKIAISLILKAVGVLVGSVATVMLATILIAVTDPKLDFIEILFETVSAFATVGLSTGITGTVSTVAKFILIITMYVGRVGVLLLMSAILGDPRPTRIHYPEENLLVG